The Planctomycetia bacterium region CCTCCAGATCAGCCATCAACTCTTTCACCTTCATGCCATCCTTGTAGACCTCGGGCTGCACCAGTTGGGCTTCCATGTCCTGTATCTCTGCCTCCAGGCTGGCAATGTCAGCTTCCAGGTCTGTCGTCTTACGATAAGGAAATTGCCGTTTGCGTTTCACTTTGCCGATGGAGGAACCAGCCGTCGTCACCACTTCCACCGGTTTCTCTTTGCCTTTGGCTTTGACAGGAACCTGCTGGGCGGCTAACGCCCGGTAGGTATCGTAGTTGCCATAAACTACATGCACTTTGCCATCTTCGAAAACAATCAGCATCTGGGCCACGCGATTCAAAAACGTTCGATCATGGCTCACCACAATCACCGTGCCTTCGTACTCCGCCAATGCTTCTTCCAGCGATTCACACGCCCAGATATCCAGATGGTTGGTCGGTTCATCGAGCACCAGCACATTGACGTTGAGTGCTGCAATGCGGGCCAGCACCACCCGGCTGCGCTCGCCACCACTCAGGCTGCCTACCTTGTGGTAAACCATTTCACCAGTCAGTCCGAACCTGGCACAGAAGTCCCGCATCTGCTGCTCGGTGATGGTGGCGTCGCCCGGTGGCCAGACGGCACGGATCACCGTCATCTCATCCATCACCGATTCGAGATGCTGGTCGTAGTACCCAACATCCACCTGGTGGCCGAGCTTGATCTCACCGGCATCAGGCTTCAATTCGCCCAGCATCAGTTTCAGCAGTGTCGATTTGCCACAGCCATTAGGCCCCATGATGCCGAGTCGCTGGCCACGCTGCAGTTGAAAGCTGACATCGTTCAGCAGCTTTTTATCGCCCAGCGTTTTGCTGATGTGCTCTGCTTCCACGATGATATCGCCAGGCCGCCGCGATGTATTGAACTTCAGGTGTGGGCCGCTGAACTGCACCGGCTTTTCGACCCGCTCTATCTTGTCGAGCATCTTCATGCGTGACTGGGCCTGCTTGGCCAGTTGCCCGTAACTGGCCCGCCTGATGTAATCCTCCTGCTTTTCGATGTTTTCCTTCTGCGCTTCGTAAGTCTTGAGTGCCAGTTCGTACCGTTCCTGCCGCTGGCGAACGTAAGCGCTGTAGTTGCCAGGGTAACTGGTGATGCCCCGCGGCGACAGTTCGAAAATCGAATTGACGACGTTGTTCAAAAACGTTCGGTCGTGGCTGACAACCAGCATCGCTTCCCGCTGACGGCTCAGATAACTTTCCAGCCACTCGGTCGCCTTAATGTCGAGATGATTGCTCGGCTCATCAAGCAGCATAACATCGGGAGCCGAGAGCAACAGCTTGGCGAGCATCACCCGGCTCTGCTGTCCTCCGCTGAAACTGGTCAGCACGCGGTTGAAATCGGCATCGACAAAGCCCAGGCCGTGGAGCACTTCTTCAACTTGATGATCTATGGTGTAACCACTGTGCAGCGACAGCCATTCGTTGAGCCGGTCGTACTGT contains the following coding sequences:
- a CDS encoding ABC-F family ATP-binding cassette domain-containing protein; the protein is MLVFSCNNLSKAYGGRTLFSEISFELYQGNRIGLVGPNGVGKSTLLHILAGVDESDSGECTLHAGARSALLAQQHHIIEGRTLIEEARTAMQSLLDAQEQLVRIGEQLASAGEAEHKRLTAQYDRLNEWLSLHSGYTIDHQVEEVLHGLGFVDADFNRVLTSFSGGQQSRVMLAKLLLSAPDVMLLDEPSNHLDIKATEWLESYLSRQREAMLVVSHDRTFLNNVVNSIFELSPRGITSYPGNYSAYVRQRQERYELALKTYEAQKENIEKQEDYIRRASYGQLAKQAQSRMKMLDKIERVEKPVQFSGPHLKFNTSRRPGDIIVEAEHISKTLGDKKLLNDVSFQLQRGQRLGIMGPNGCGKSTLLKLMLGELKPDAGEIKLGHQVDVGYYDQHLESVMDEMTVIRAVWPPGDATITEQQMRDFCARFGLTGEMVYHKVGSLSGGERSRVVLARIAALNVNVLVLDEPTNHLDIWACESLEEALAEYEGTVIVVSHDRTFLNRVAQMLIVFEDGKVHVVYGNYDTYRALAAQQVPVKAKGKEKPVEVVTTAGSSIGKVKRKRQFPYRKTTDLEADIASLEAEIQDMEAQLVQPEVYKDGMKVKELMADLEEAKGRLPALYAHWEEAVELNTNE